In a genomic window of Gossypium arboreum isolate Shixiya-1 chromosome 9, ASM2569848v2, whole genome shotgun sequence:
- the LOC108454832 gene encoding pentatricopeptide repeat-containing protein At3g22470, mitochondrial-like: MQLIERLPKTPNVSLFTQNTSQISSPNAKKIPLLVHNDFEFHIRHQCKSGKINLNDALGYIDKLIKVKPFPSTDTFNHVLGSVLKLSRDSNVISLYRKLSYEGIKPNLCTLNILLSSYYHLRRIDFGFCVLGDIFKRGFEPDYATVGRLLKGLCVEGQGLEAVQVFDKMRERGFQGDVFTYGILIYGLCSIGESCPALNLFRKMAKTNCEGYLRIYGTIIGSLCKNKLVDEGLNLFFEMVSKGITPDVVVYSSLVSGLCSLGRLKEAVKFFDEMIDRGIAADLIMYNSLIHGFSREGMWKEAIRIFDRMVGEGISPDEITFTTLISCLCKKGMVVKAHEMFAFMRQKEMKPTLFTYNSLMDGLCRAGQLDEAAKLFRSIPDQGYEVNVISYNIMINGYCKSQKIDEGFQFFRDMQFQGCKPNARTYNTLIQALCRVGRVRTAKKMFNEMYVCGSQSPTSFTYTIMLDGLCKNGHVDEAIALFRSLEITKYESSIELYSILIYGMCRTGRMEEARNMFNEMSRKGFVPDVVTYNILIDGLRKKGMLLEANKLIVEMEEKGCLPNSISFNIIIQGFLRENNIPEAMNLLKEMRRRNFAPNEAVTSLLLNLAVEDSQCRATLESLPVPGALKPETFPGKSL, from the coding sequence ATGCAGCTCATAGAAAGACTACCTAAAACCCCCAATGTCTCTCTTTTCACTCAAAACACATCTCAAATTTCTTCACCCAATGCGAAAAAGATCCCTCTTTTAGTTCACAACGATTTCGAGTTTCACATTAGGCATCAATGTAAATCAGGTAAAATCAACCTCAACGATGCTTTGGGTTACATTGACAAGTTAATAAAGGTTAAGCCCTTTCCGTCTACTGATACTTTTAATCATGTATTGGGTTCTGTTTTAAAGCTTAGTCGTGACTCTAATGTGATATCATTGTATAGGAAGTTGAGTTATGAGGGAATTAAGCCAAATTTATGTACTTTGAACATTTTGTTGAGTTCTTATTATCATTTGAGGCGTATTGACTTTGGGTTTTGTGTTTTGGGTGATATCTTTAAGAGGGGTTTTGAGCCTGATTACGCTACTGTTGGGAGATTGTTGAAAGGTTTGTGTGTCGAAGGGCAGGGTTTGGAAGCAGTTCAAGTGTTTGATAAAATGCGTGAAAGAGGATTTCAAGGTGATGTTTTTACATATGGGATCCTTATTTATGGCCTCTGTAGTATCGGTGAATCTTGTCCTGCTCTTAATTTGTTTAGGAAGATGGCTAAGACGAATTGTGAGGGGTATTTGCGTATATATGGTACAATAATTGGTTCACTTTGCAAAAATAAGTTGGTTGATGAGGGACTCAATTTATTCTTTGAAATGGTTTCCAAAGGGATCACTCCTGATGTTGTTGTTTATAGTTCTTTGGTTAGTGGATTGTGTAGTTTAGGTAGGTTAAAGGAAGCTGTGAAATTTTTCGATGAAATGATTGATCGAGGAATCGCTGCCGATTTGATCATGTACAACTCGTTAATTCATGGTTTTAGTCGAGAGGGAATGTGGAAAGAAGCCATAAGAATTTTCGATAGGATGGTCGGAGAAGGAATATCTCCGGACGAAATAACTTTCACAACCTTGATTAGTTGTTTGTGCAAAAAGGGGATGGTAGTAAAAGCTCATGAAATGTTTGCATTCATGAGGCAAAAAGAGATGAAGCCAACCTTGTTTACTTATAATTCACTCATGGATGGATTATGTAGGGCAGGTCAGTTAGATGAGGCAGCTAAGCTTTTCAGGTCAATACCGGATCAAGGTTACGAGGTCAATGTTATAAGCTACAATATTATGATTAATGGCTATTGCAAGAGTCAGAAGATCGATGAAGGCTTCCAGTTTTTTCGGGACATGCAGTTTCAGGGTTGTAAACCGAATGCTAGAACCTACAACACACTTATACAAGCACTTTGCCGAGTAGGGAGGGTGAGGACGGCAAAAAAGATGTTCAATGAGATGTATGTTTGTGGTAGTCAATCTCCTACATCATTCACATATACTATAATGCTGGATGGACTCTGCAAAAATGGTCATGTCGATGAAGCAATAGCTCTTTTTCGTTCCCTTGAAATTACCAAATATGAATCAAGCATTGAGCTATACAGTATACTTATTTATGGAATGTGCAGAACAGGAAGAATGGAAGAAGCAAGGAATATGTTCAATGAAATGTCACGAAAAGGGTTTGTCCCGGACGTTGTAACATATAACATATTGATTGATGGTCTTCGCAAGAAAGGGATGTTACTCGAGGCCAATAAATTGATCGTAGAAATGGAAGAAAAAGGTTGCTTACCTAATTCCATTTCCTTTAACATCATCATTCAAGGTTTTCTTCGAGAAAATAACATCCCCGAAGCCATGAATCTTCTCAAAGAAATGCGTAGGAGGAATTTCGCACCAAATGAAGCTGTCACTTCCTTGTTACTAAACCTTGCTGTGGAGGATTCGCAATGTCGTGCGACCCTAGAGTCACTTCCAGTTCCGGGTGCTCTTAAACCGGAAACTTTTCCGGGTAAAAGTCTTTAG
- the LOC108456965 gene encoding TNF receptor-associated factor homolog 1a-like: MAGIASEDCGVGRYAEGISSGQHCQTGEALAEWQSSEQVENGTPSTSLLYWDSDDGNDGGPKPSEFYGKYTWKIEKFSQINKRELRSNAFEVGGYKWYILIYPQGCDVCNHLSLFLCVANHDKLLPGWSHFAQFTIAVVNKDPKKSKYSDTLHRFWKKEHDWGWKKFMELSKVYDGFIESDTLIIKAQVQVIREKADRPFRCLDCQYRRELVRVYLTNVEQICRRFLDDRRSNLGKFIEDKAKWSSFCTFWSGVDQNSRRRMSREKKDMILKVVVKHFFIEKEVTSTLVMDSLYSGLKALEGQNKGKKAKSKLLDTEEMPAPIVRVEKDMFVLVDDVLLLLERAALEPLPPKDEKGPQNRTKDGNSGDDFNKDSIERDERHLTELGRRTVEIFVLAHIFSNKIEVAYQEAVALQRQEELIREEAAWLAESEQKTKRGASEKEKKAKKKQAKQKRNNRKSKDKGREKVIVAVKEKQSENHLDHEKEVPIMAELQHVPEKNDVLGDVSDVSDSVDGATEVLQPDSEDRDASPVNWDTDTSEIHPPTEASSSGINGLPCVRNGVADRRSTFIMDDSSSTCSTDSVRSVVMNGHYKGNSFSNNQNKKSPNRGKDQRRKTSTDGSGWTVETNSRPSCPTLDVGERNDVSESSKAGESESVATVSSLPDQTKWVEQDSVKKEEVDLERPKEKTAAMPSSPSGLPRNLSPTVQFKSEYRNAGNLDSMPVRKATTNSLQQSDQPASSSTSFQMAGISKSEIQKAAAPKPTEKLMTSQVSVMSRPSSAPLVPGPRPTTLVSTVQTTPFLARSVSAAGRLGPDPSPATSYVPQSYRNAIMGNHVSSSSAGFTHPNSRSSGVNSLPAYSQPPALVSAPVYIPNSPDRIEPNSVQSGFPFGMVTRDTLPNAPQWLESSLRDGSRSTHSDPSLLSEIQNLDLYKSERNETQEHVFAELPACTSGYHSQGVLADEFPHLDIINDLLDEENNVGRAVRVGTGFRSLGNCSHLFHRQFSFPSNLGMSGEMGSSNGACRFDRAHSFHDDGFRQGYSTSSDNHFDTLREFIPHANPLPYANGQIDGLVPTQWPTPSSDPSLLGMRNTDVDSYPYYNQDYSNLACGINGYTVFRPSNGY; this comes from the exons GGCCAAAACCTTCTGAATTTTATGGGAAGTATACATGGAAGATTGAGAAATTTTCGCAGATAAACAAAAGAGAACTTCGCAGTAATGCGTTTGAAGTCGGTGGCTACAAGTG GTACATTTTAATTTATCCACAAGGCTGTGATGTCTGCAATCATCTCTCATTGTTTCTCTGTGTTGCTAATCATGACAAACTTCTTCCAG GTTGGAGTCATTTTGCACAGTTTACAATAGCTGTTGTGAATAAAGAtccaaagaaatcaaaatattcaG ATACTTTACATCGATTCTGGAAGAAAGAGCATGACTGGGGGTGGAAAAAGTTTATGGAGCTCTCAAAAGTTTATGATGGATTTATAGAATCTGACACACTAATAATAAAAGCTCAAGTTCAAGTTATCAG GGAGAAAGCAGACCGGCCTTTTCGTTGCCTTGATTGTCAGTATAGAAGAGAACTTGTTAGGGTATATTTGACAAATGTAGAGCAAATTTGTCGTCGTTTTTTGGATGATAGACGAAGCAATCTAGGGAAGTTCATAGAAGACAAAGCTAAGTGGTCAAG TTTTTGTACTTTCTGGTCGGGGGTTGACCAAAATTCCAGGCGCCGAATGTCCAGGGAGAAAAAAGATATGATTTTGAAAGTAGTTGTGAAGCACTTTTTTATAGAGAAGGAAGTTACATCTACTTTGGTAATGGATTCACTCTATAGTGGGTTGAAGGCTCTCGAAGGACAGAACAAGGGCAAGAAAGCAAAGTCAAAATTATTGGATACTGAAGAAATGCCAGCTCCGATTGTTCGTGTGGAGAAAGATATGTTTGTATTAGTGGATGATGTGCTGCTACTTTTAGAAAGGGCTGCTTTGGAACCATTACCTCCGAAAGATGAGAAAGGTCCTCAGAACCGAACAAAG GATGGGAATTCTGGAGATGATTTCAACAAGGATTCAATTGAGCGTGATGAAAGGCATCTTACAGAACTGGGTCGCAGGACAGTAGAAATATTTGTTCTTGCTCATATATTCAG CAACAAGATAGAAGTTGCCTACCAGGAAGCTGTTGCTTTGCAGAGGCAAGAAGAACTCATTCGTGAAGAAGCTGCATGGCTGGCTGAAAGTGAGCAGAAGACTAAACGAGGAGCATCTGAAAAGGAgaaaaaagcaaagaaaaaacaG GCTAAGCAAAAGCGGAATAATCGTAAAAGCAAAGATAAAGGGAGGGAGAAGGTTATTGTAGCAGTAAAGGAGAAGCAATCAGAAAACCACCTGGATCATGAAAAGGAAGTCCCTATAATGGCGGAGTTGCAGCATGTGCCTGAAAAGAATGATGTGCTGGGTGATGTTTCTGATGTTTCTGACTCGGTGGACGGTGCCACTGAAGTTCTGCAGCCCGATTCAGAAGACAGAGATGCTAGTCCTGTCAACTGGGATACAGATACGTCGGAAATTCATCCTCCCACAGAAGCCAGTAGTAGTGGCATAAATGGTCTACCATGTGTACGGAATGGAGTAGCTGATAGAAGGAGCACATTTATAATGGATGATAGTTCATCAACGTGTTCAACAGATTCAGTACGATCAGTGGTAATGAATGGGCACTACAAAGGGAACTCATTTTCAaacaaccaaaataaaaaatcacCAAACCG AGGAAAGGACCAGCGAAGGAAAACATCAACCGATGGCAGTGGTTGGACTGTCGAAACTAATAGTCGGCCTTCTTGTCCTACACTAGATGTGGGGGAGCGCAATGATGTTTCTGAAAGTAGCAAGGCTGGTGAATCCGAGTCTGTAGCTACTGTTTCCTCCTTGCCGGATCAGACAAAGTGGGTTGAGCAGGATTCTGTTAAAAAG GAAGAAGTTGATTTAGAAAGACCTAAAGAGAAGACGGCTGCTATGCCATCCTCTCCGAGTGGCCTTCCGAGAAATCTGTCACCTACTGTGCAGTTCAAGTCAGAGTACAGGAATGCCGGCAATTTGGATTCTATGCCAGTTAGGAAGGCAACGACAAACAGCTTGCAACAAAGTGATCAACCTGCATCTTCAAGTACATCATTCCAAATGGCCGGTATATCAAAATCCGAGATTCAGAAGGCTGCAGCTCCAAAACCAACAGAAAAACTAATGACCTCACAAGTATCTGTCATGTCAAGGCCCTCAAGTGCTCCTCTAGTTCCTGGTCCTAGGCCAACAACTCTTGTTTCTACGGTTCAAACTACTCCTTTTCTTGCTCGTTCCGTTAGTGCAGCTGGTCGTTTAGGTCCTGACCCGTCACCAGCTACTAGTTATGTTCCTCAGTCTTACAGAAATGCAATAATGGGTAACCATGTTTCTTCTAGCTCAGCTGGTTTCACTCATCCCAACTCCCGTAGCTCAGGAGTGAATTCACTTCCAGCATACTCACAACCACCTGCCTTGGTATCTGCACCGGTTTATATACCCAATAGCCCCGATAGGATAGAGCCAAATTCTGTCCAGTCGGGCTTTCCATTTGGCATGGTAACTAGAGATACCTTGCCAAATGCACCTCAATGGTTGGAGAGTTCTCTAAGGGATGGCAGTAGAAGTACGCACTCTGATCCTTCATTGCTTAGTGAGATCCAAAATCTTGACCTGTACAAGTCCGAACGTAATGAAACCCAGGAACACGTCTTTGCTGAGCTTCCTGCATGTACATCTGGATATCATTCCCAAGGTGTGTTGGCAGATGAGTTTCCACACCTTGATATAATCAACGACTTGCTTGATGAAGAAAACAATGTTGGGAGAGCAGTTAGGGTAGGAACAGGGTTCCGTTCTCTTGGCAACTGTTCACATTTATTTCACCGGCAATTTTCTTTTCCTTCCAATTTGGGCATGTCGGGTGAGATGGGATCCTCGAATGGCGCATGCAGATTTGACCGAGCGCACAGTTTCCATGATGATGGATTCCGACAAGGTTACAGTACTTCCTCAGACAACCATTTCGATACTCTGAGGGAATTTATTCCGCATGCTAACCCCCTACCTTACGCCAATGGACAAATTGATGGATTAGTCCCAACCCAGTGGCCAACGCCTTCTTCTGATCCATCTTTACTCGGGATGAGGAATACAGATGTTGACAGTTACCCATACTACAACCAAGATTATTCAAATCTGGCATGCGGCATCAATGGCTATACAGTATTCCGACCTTCCAATGGATACTGA